Genomic DNA from Oryza sativa Japonica Group chromosome 5, ASM3414082v1:
TCCATGAGACGAGTGAGGATACTCTGCAGtattaaatcctgaaaaattcgtTTATACAGGAAGTCAAACTTAAGATCTAAGGTGTTACTAAGACTTTTGTAACCACTAGATTATAGGCCATTTCGCTCTTATTGAGTTTTGGCCGGATGATAAATCTAATTTCATCTCACATTTTGTTTGTGAAGACTCTTTAGTTGGGTAATATAATCccttttcctaaaaaaaaaactatgagcAGTATTATGCCGGTTCAAATTTGGCACTAAGTGAACAGGCAGTGATAGAATATAACAGATCTCCGAAGCACTGACCTTTTTTCTTAAACAGATCGTTTAACCATTAGAGATGACCATTTTGTTCTTTGTGTTCATTATGCAAAGCGTCTCTCTGATCAGGCACTAATTGACTGACTTCCCCAGATGATTGTCGAGGAAGCCGCCGGCTAATCAGGACGCTCTGCAACTGCAAACATTCGGACCCCTTTTTAGCACTCGGTAGACGTTCACCTATCTTTTACATgttaaatatatagttataaaatacattttttaaaaaataacaagatagattagtagtatgtaatatatcactccacaaacatacaagtttaaattcaacttttataaattataaaaaaaacaaattgtctgtaaatatatatactaattaaagtttaatttattgtttttattataacttatagaaatttaaatttaagtttaagtgtttgtagagtgatatattatGTATTAATCTATCCtattactttttaaaaaaaatataaccatttAGTTACGTGGAAGAAACGGACGAACGGGCAAGATTAGAATCCATCCTCGCCTATATACAGCCTCAGAGTTGACGGATGCACGTCTTGAGTTTCGAGCTGACTTTGACTCAACGGCAGGCGATGCTCTAGCTACCTGCACATTCCAAGTTTCCAACTGATGTTCTTTGTGGTCAGTTTCTTCAAGAACATGGGCAGGAATTGCGGGGAATAATTTTAAACTGATAAACTATATCACTATATTATCCAAGCAATCAGATCATGATTAACCAGTAGTTGTCACCTCGTCAGTGTCAACTCAAGTTGGTATAAGATAAACACCATGCTGTTCAGTTCTAGCAGTTATTTATGTTATCAGGCTTGTCCCcagtttgcttctttttttttgtccaaagAAATAGTTCATGCGTTTATATCTGCGTGTCTTTTTCAGCTCATAATGTTTATGTTTGTCCTAGGTTAATTAGGCAGCATGCTTATAGAACTCGAGCGATCATCGCGCCGGCAGATGCCAGATGGCAGCGTTAACGAGCTGGCTAGCTAGCATTCAGAATGCTACTACTAGCTGTCTCATGAATCTTATGTTTTCTAGGGTCAACGCAATCATCGAAACAGACCAACTGCACGTCTGCACAGGTATTAGCTAGCACAAATTCAGAATAAAATGATCATAGAAATAATAGCTTCAGCACGAGACGCTCAGTATAAATACTGTGTATGGCAGCATCGCTTCTCATCTCAGAGCAAAGCTAGAGGCTAGAGAGAAGACGACACGACAGGGAGAGACATAGGCATTTCAGCATTTGAAGAGAGATGGAAACGGGAGTGTTCGTCGTGTCCGCCGTGGTAGGATTGTTCGCGGTGGCGAGCGCCGTCCTGGGGTTCATCGCCGAGGAGAAAAAACTCACCGTAACAAGCACAGCGATTTCTACTATGCTACACTGTCACATCACATGGCTCACATCTATCTTGATTCTCCGCTGCACTAGTGTTGCGAATTCTGTGATCTGTGGATGAGCAATTTTTTTCGTTGTTGCAGCCCGAAGACATCGACGTGTCGAGCGGCGAGTGCGAGTACCCGGCGAACGCCGCCTTCGTGCTGGGGATATGCGCGGTGCTCCTGCTGGCGGTGGCACAGATCATCgtctcctccgtcgccggctGCTGCGGATGCTGCAGGCCTCGTGCCGGCGCTTCCGAGTCCAGGCGTGTCACCGGCATTGTCTGCTCTGTCTTCTCATGGTGAGTTCCACGAGTTCGTACGTAATTGCACCCTCTCGCCAACAACCGTGTGTACCTTCGGCCTTCGGGTCTCTTTGTCAATCGACAGTTCAATGTTGAGGCGCATGCAAATCTGATCTTCCCCCACAAAATATTCGTGTACAGGATCGCGGCGATCGTCGCGGGTGTGTCCTTCGTGCAAGGCGCGGCGTGGAACGCGCCGGTGACGCGCGACACGGCGCCGCTGTGCTACTACCTCAAGGACGGCGTCTTCAGGAGGGCGGCCGTGctgagcctcgccgccgccgtgttcgGGATCAAGTCCTACATCATGCTTCGCGTCGCCGCGGCGGTCGAGCCTAAGCCCGACGgccagcagccgcagccgcagcaggCCCCCGCCGCACCGGTTGTGACGGGATATCCGCCGCAAGGATATGCGCCTAACCAGCAGTTCACTGCTGCGGCTGATCAAGTATATGGGCCGAGCGCGCTGTACCCTCCTACCAAAGGTTATGGCCAAGTGTAGAAGCGTCCGTGGCCCCGCCCAGTGGCCCCGTCCAGGTTTTgcagggctggtttggtttgaggcctaaattaggcttaccaatatttggcaattttaATAATGTTTAGtatctatttggtttgaagccaaattttgatatgcctaaaaaaataggccatttcaatagtgaacttaggctgttttagcttcaatccaaacacaactttgccataccaaaattagttatgccaaaacttgtcaaaatttggcattgacaaaatttggtagggttggtttggtttgtggcctaaattggccttaccaatttttgtcaatgttaaattttggcaacttttggcatggctaattttggcaaaggtaaaattgtgtttggattgaagccaaaatagcctaaattaactattaaaatggcctattttcttatgcatgccaaaatttggctccaAAAACTAAATAGAcaataaacactattgaaattgccaaatattggtaaggccaatataggcctcaaaccaaaccaactcgtaaggcctatttaggccacaaaccaaaccaacccgcAATGCCGAGGTCCATCTCTTGATTTGGTCGTCTGAGTCCGGTTCCGTGGTAAAAAATGTGTGAATGTTTTGTAGTTTTAATTGATTCTTTTCCTACTACCAAGTACCAACGTGTAAAtctgttgttgttgttcttcagTAAGAATACCGGTAGTACCATCCATGTAGAGAGTAATTTGCAAATGTAATGTAAAACATGTTACTTGTATTTCAGACTGTATCAGTGCAAATGGTAAAGTTATACTGTTATACAGTACTAGTAAGACATTTAAGATTTACCTGACAATTACATGCGTAATATGGACAATGCATTGATGCCAGAAACATGAGCAGGCTGCACCGCTGCAGGCATCGTCAAGCAATGTGATGATTAACGACATAAACATATGATGCGCGAGTAGACTTCACTTGATTACTTATTTTGCTAATCTTCTTGTCAGTAGTTTACAAGGAGCTCGTTTTACATCTACACTCATCACGCAACCAAAATGCTTACTGCTAGAAATAAAAAGCAAGGAGTCATACCGTCAAAGAGAAATCCATCGCCGGCTGCGTCGGTCGGGATCACAGCGCGGAGCCGCAGAAGGGGCAGAACCGGAACTGcgggtcggcgacggcgcggttgCACGCGCCGCACCGCGCGTcgcgggggaggagcggcggccccgtcccggcctcgccgccgccgccgccgagggatCCAGGCCCGAGGAGGCCGCACTCGCGGCAGAGGTAGGCGGGGTCCTTCCCGGGCCACCGCTTGACGGGGACGAAGAAGAGCTTGAGCACCTTCTCGGTCTCCACCAggtcggccgcgccgccgcagcggaggcaccgccgcgccgcctccttcagCACCCGCCCCGCGCCCTGCTCCACGCCCCccacgaagaagaagaacatcGTCAGAATCCGATCTCGCGGGTTCCCTCGGCTCGATTACCTGATCCAGTCGGATCGGAGGCAGTGATTGGTGGTGGTTTTGCTCTGCAAACGCACCTGGTTTGATCTGGGGTTTGGGCGGTTTTGTAGCgggggagaaggggaagaaTTAGAGTTCGCTCTGTTCTAGTTCTAGAAAGGTCGGAATTGAGATCAGAAAAATTCTGGAACCTGCGGGTCTTAGAATGAACTACTAGTGGGGCTTGGTGGGCCTGGTTTGCTAAATGGGCCTACAAGAAAGACATCTGTCGATTTTCTTGAGGGCAGCTAGCTCACGGGATACCGTGGAAAAGTGAAGTCACGGGACAATTTTAATGTGTGATTAATTTATACACCATGCTATACCAGGTACCGGGTACCAGGTGCCAGATATCACAAGTACCAGGTGTCAGAACCAAGTACCAAGTATCATAGGTACCAAGTGTCAGGTATCACAAGTATCAGATACTAGGTGTCACAGGTATCGGGTACCAGATATCAGGTATCACAGGTATCAGATGCCAGGTATCACAAGTATCAGATACCAGGTGTCATAGGTACCAGGTATCACAGGTACCAAGTGTTAGGTATCACAAGTATCAAGTACCGGGTGCCACAGATATCGGGTACCAGGTATCACAGGTACCAGATGCCAGGTATCATAAGTATCGGGTACCAGCTGTCACAGGTATCAAGTACCATGCAACTGGTACCATACTGGTATCAGTTCGTATTAGCATGGCGGCAGAGAAGAACACGAACAGCAgttaaaaagagagaaaaatataatCTATGTTACATAATATCATTGTATCAATATAATTTACATGACTCATACTAAATCTCAAAGTGTCTCGCTCAAGGAAAAAACAAAGCAAGAAAAGGAGAAAcggaaaatttaaaaaaaaagtcagggATGATCGACTATGGTATATAGAACACAAATGCAGATAGAAATTGACACCATGAAAATAAGGGAATGTGAAGAAATAGGGATGGGAAGATACAAATTGAAACTCTGCATAGCAGATGGTGCCT
This window encodes:
- the LOC4338895 gene encoding protein VASCULATURE COMPLEXITY AND CONNECTIVITY, which codes for METGVFVVSAVVGLFAVASAVLGFIAEEKKLTPEDIDVSSGECEYPANAAFVLGICAVLLLAVAQIIVSSVAGCCGCCRPRAGASESRRVTGIVCSVFSWIAAIVAGVSFVQGAAWNAPVTRDTAPLCYYLKDGVFRRAAVLSLAAAVFGIKSYIMLRVAAAVEPKPDGQQPQPQQAPAAPVVTGYPPQGYAPNQQFTAAADQVYGPSALYPPTKGYGQV
- the LOC4338896 gene encoding uncharacterized protein, coding for MFFFFVGGVEQGAGRVLKEAARRCLRCGGAADLVETEKVLKLFFVPVKRWPGKDPAYLCRECGLLGPGSLGGGGGEAGTGPPLLPRDARCGACNRAVADPQFRFCPFCGSAL